The following proteins come from a genomic window of Methylorubrum populi:
- the aroB gene encoding 3-dehydroquinate synthase — MTAPLPPAPPPGEPIEARLRRGLGARSIVLVGLMGAGKSTVGRRLASRLGLMFKDADHEIEAAAKLTIADIFAIYGEASFREGEERVIARLLREGPMVLATGGGAFMREATRARIAEGGISVWLKADLDVLMRRVRKRNTRPLLQTEDPEATMRALMEVRHPVYAQADVTVLSREVSHDRVVEDVMEALDIHINPSSVSQKQHLTFSMKQQPSRVNVPLSGGREYDIRIGRGLIDAVGAEARDLGARAAGIVTDETVAGLYGARVRASLEAAGLRCGIITVPPGEASKSYSEFARVCDGLLAARIERGDLVVALGGGVVGDLAGFAAASLRRGVRFVQVPTTLLAQVDSSVGGKTGINSPLGKNLIGAFHQPRLVLADTATLDTLSEREMRAGYAEVAKYGLIGDAEFFEWCEANWAGIFSGGPERDEAVAACCRAKAGVVTRDEREDGERALLNLGHTFGHALERLTGYDAARLVHGEGVAIGLALAFRFSARLGLCPGQDAGRVANHLALVGLPTRLQQVPGGCGDPDALLDAMAQDKKVRDGQLTFILARGIGQSFIAPGIEAAEVRGFLEAELRG, encoded by the coding sequence ATGACCGCACCCCTGCCGCCGGCGCCGCCGCCCGGCGAACCGATCGAAGCACGCCTGCGCCGCGGCCTTGGAGCCCGGTCGATCGTGCTCGTTGGTTTGATGGGGGCGGGCAAGAGCACCGTCGGACGCCGCCTCGCCAGCCGTCTCGGGCTGATGTTCAAGGATGCCGATCACGAGATCGAGGCGGCGGCCAAGCTCACCATCGCCGACATCTTCGCGATCTACGGGGAGGCGAGCTTTCGCGAGGGCGAGGAGCGCGTGATCGCCCGCCTGCTGCGCGAGGGGCCGATGGTGTTGGCGACCGGCGGCGGCGCCTTCATGCGCGAGGCGACCCGGGCGCGGATCGCCGAGGGCGGCATCTCGGTCTGGCTGAAGGCCGATCTCGACGTCCTGATGCGCCGCGTCCGCAAGCGCAACACCCGCCCCCTGCTCCAGACCGAGGACCCCGAGGCGACCATGCGCGCACTGATGGAGGTGCGGCATCCGGTCTATGCCCAGGCCGATGTCACGGTCCTGTCGCGCGAGGTGTCCCACGACCGGGTGGTGGAGGACGTGATGGAAGCTCTCGACATCCACATCAACCCGTCTAGCGTGTCCCAAAAACAACATTTGACATTTTCCATGAAACAACAACCCTCGCGCGTGAACGTTCCCCTCTCGGGCGGGCGCGAATACGATATCCGCATCGGACGCGGCCTCATCGACGCGGTGGGGGCGGAGGCGCGGGATCTCGGCGCCCGCGCCGCCGGCATCGTCACCGACGAGACGGTCGCCGGGCTCTACGGCGCGCGCGTGCGGGCGAGCCTCGAGGCCGCCGGTCTGCGCTGCGGGATCATCACGGTACCGCCGGGGGAGGCCTCGAAGAGTTATTCGGAGTTTGCCCGCGTCTGCGACGGTTTGTTGGCCGCGAGGATCGAGCGCGGCGACCTCGTGGTGGCGCTCGGCGGCGGCGTGGTCGGCGATCTCGCCGGCTTCGCGGCAGCCTCCCTGCGCCGCGGCGTCCGCTTCGTCCAAGTGCCCACGACCCTGCTCGCTCAGGTTGATTCTTCCGTCGGCGGCAAGACGGGAATCAACTCGCCGCTCGGAAAGAACCTGATCGGGGCCTTCCACCAGCCGCGCCTCGTTCTCGCCGATACGGCGACCCTCGACACGCTCTCGGAGCGCGAGATGCGGGCGGGCTACGCCGAGGTCGCCAAGTACGGCCTGATCGGCGATGCCGAGTTCTTCGAGTGGTGCGAGGCGAACTGGGCCGGCATCTTCTCCGGCGGTCCGGAGCGCGACGAGGCGGTCGCCGCCTGCTGCCGCGCCAAGGCCGGGGTCGTGACCCGCGACGAGCGGGAGGACGGCGAGCGTGCCCTGCTCAATCTCGGCCACACCTTCGGCCACGCCCTGGAGCGGCTGACCGGCTACGACGCCGCCCGCCTCGTCCACGGCGAGGGCGTCGCGATCGGGCTGGCGCTGGCCTTCCGCTTCTCGGCGCGCCTCGGCCTCTGCCCCGGCCAGGATGCGGGGCGGGTCGCCAACCACCTCGCGCTGGTCGGCCTGCCGACGCGCCTGCAGCAGGTGCCCGGCGGCTGCGGCGACCCCGACGCGCTCCTCGACGCCATGGCCCAGGACAAGAAGGTCCGCGACGGGCAACTCACCTTCATCCTCGCCCGCGGCATCGGCCAGAGCTTCATCGCGCCGGGGATCGAGGCGGCCGAGGTGCGCGGCTTCCTGGAGGCGGAGCTGAGGGGCTGA
- the mdh gene encoding malate dehydrogenase, translating to MARSKIALIGAGQIGGTLAHLAGLKELGDVVLFDIVDGVPQGKALDIAESAPVDGFDAKYSGASDYSAIAGADVVIVTAGVPRKPGMSRDDLIGINLKVMEAVGAGIKEHAPNAFVICITNPLDAMVWALQKFSGLPTNKVVGMAGVLDSARFRHFLAEEFGVSVEDVTAFVLGGHGDDMVPLTRYSTVAGVPLTDLVKLGWTTQERLDAMVERTRKGGGEIVNLLKTGSAFYAPAASAIAMAESYLRDKKRVLPCAAYLDGQYGIDGLYVGVPVVIGENGVERVLEVTFDEAEKAMFEKSVNSVKGLIAACQGINDKLA from the coding sequence ATGGCACGCAGCAAGATCGCGCTCATCGGAGCCGGGCAGATCGGCGGCACGCTCGCCCACCTCGCAGGTCTCAAGGAACTCGGTGACGTGGTGCTGTTCGACATCGTCGACGGCGTGCCGCAGGGCAAGGCGCTCGACATCGCCGAATCCGCCCCGGTCGACGGCTTCGATGCCAAGTATTCGGGCGCCAGCGACTATTCGGCGATCGCCGGCGCCGACGTGGTGATCGTCACCGCGGGCGTACCGCGCAAGCCCGGCATGAGCCGCGACGATTTGATCGGTATCAACCTGAAGGTGATGGAGGCGGTCGGCGCCGGCATCAAGGAGCACGCTCCGAACGCCTTCGTGATCTGCATCACCAACCCGCTCGACGCGATGGTGTGGGCGCTGCAGAAGTTCTCCGGGCTTCCGACCAACAAGGTCGTCGGCATGGCCGGCGTGCTCGATTCCGCCCGCTTCCGCCACTTCCTCGCCGAGGAGTTCGGGGTGTCGGTCGAGGACGTCACCGCCTTCGTGCTCGGCGGCCACGGCGACGACATGGTGCCGCTGACCCGCTACTCGACGGTGGCCGGCGTGCCGCTGACCGATCTGGTCAAGCTCGGCTGGACGACCCAGGAGCGGCTCGACGCCATGGTCGAGCGGACCCGCAAGGGCGGCGGCGAGATCGTCAACCTGCTCAAGACCGGCTCGGCCTTCTACGCGCCGGCGGCCTCCGCCATCGCCATGGCCGAGAGCTATCTGCGCGACAAGAAGCGGGTGCTGCCCTGCGCCGCCTATCTCGACGGCCAGTACGGCATCGACGGCCTCTATGTCGGCGTGCCGGTGGTGATCGGCGAGAACGGCGTCGAGCGGGTCCTCGAAGTGACGTTCGACGAAGCCGAGAAGGCGATGTTCGAGAAGTCGGTCAACTCCGTGAAGGGCTTGATCGCGGCCTGCCAAGGCATCAACGACAAGCTCGCCTGA
- a CDS encoding TetR family transcriptional regulator, protein MLPYGSVSLPVTLTDSEREASDPVSDPRIGPPRSQRLSGPAARARPTPVSTDARLLAIATEHLTRLGPKRVTVVAVAAEAGMTHANVYRYFPSKDALLDAVAGRWLRDLETELAGIADAPDPADDKIERFISALAGAQSEMLSSEPNLFAVHLDATVASRPIARRHRVRLRALVERVVEEGIGTGVFAARDRERAIAVIFDASYRFTHPVAIQHDADVPRDLLDARLSAVIQSIQRALRTGTF, encoded by the coding sequence ATGTTGCCGTACGGATCCGTTTCCCTTCCCGTCACCCTGACCGACAGCGAGAGGGAGGCGAGCGATCCAGTCTCCGATCCGCGCATCGGCCCGCCCCGCTCCCAGCGCCTCAGCGGCCCGGCCGCCCGCGCCAGACCCACACCGGTCTCGACGGATGCGCGGCTTCTCGCCATCGCCACGGAGCACCTGACCCGGTTGGGCCCAAAACGGGTGACCGTGGTGGCGGTCGCGGCGGAGGCCGGCATGACCCATGCTAACGTCTACCGCTACTTCCCCTCGAAGGACGCCCTGCTCGACGCCGTGGCCGGGCGCTGGCTGCGCGACCTCGAGACCGAACTCGCCGGCATTGCCGACGCGCCCGATCCGGCCGACGACAAGATCGAGCGCTTCATCAGCGCGCTCGCCGGCGCCCAGAGCGAGATGCTGTCCAGCGAGCCGAACCTGTTCGCCGTGCATCTCGACGCCACCGTTGCCTCCCGCCCGATCGCCCGCCGCCACCGCGTGCGGCTCCGCGCCCTGGTCGAGCGCGTGGTGGAGGAAGGCATCGGCACAGGGGTCTTCGCCGCTCGCGATCGCGAGCGCGCCATCGCCGTCATCTTCGATGCCAGCTACCGCTTCACCCATCCGGTGGCGATCCAGCACGACGCGGACGTGCCCCGCGACCTGCTCGATGCCCGACTCAGCGCCGTCATCCAGTCGATCCAGCGTGCCCTGCGGACCGGGACTTTCTGA
- the rlmN gene encoding 23S rRNA (adenine(2503)-C(2))-methyltransferase RlmN, with protein sequence MATASFDSAPGASRALPAIEKAPEVTALSTLPGRKASLVGLTREGLKQALIGIGVPERETRMRVSQIWHWLYVRGARDFSEMTNVGKGLKAQLAEHFTLERPEVVTEQVSRDGTRKWLLRMAPTGAHDHNRGAEIECVYIPGDDRGTLCVSSQVGCTLTCSFCHTGTQRLVRNLSTAEIVAQLVVARDALGDFTGQMPGKDGGEAGRLVTNIVFMGMGEPLYNLDAVIDAIAVMSDQEGLGLSRRRITVSTSGVVPQIERLGLEANAMLAISLHAVRDELRDELVPLNRKYPIAQLLDACRNYPGLSNARRITFEYVMLKGVNDSDADARALVRLLKGIPAKINLIPFNPWPGSKYECSDWERIERFSEIVFNAGYASPVRTPRGRDILAACGQLKSETEKLRARARMMLEEGMGAEAVYADQVD encoded by the coding sequence ATGGCGACGGCGTCGTTCGACTCCGCCCCGGGCGCATCGCGCGCCCTCCCCGCAATCGAGAAGGCCCCCGAGGTCACCGCCCTCTCGACCCTGCCCGGCCGCAAGGCCTCCCTCGTCGGCCTCACCCGCGAGGGTCTGAAGCAGGCGCTCATCGGCATCGGGGTGCCCGAGCGCGAGACGCGGATGCGGGTGAGCCAGATCTGGCACTGGCTCTACGTGCGCGGTGCCCGCGACTTCTCCGAGATGACCAATGTCGGCAAGGGGCTGAAGGCGCAGCTCGCGGAGCACTTCACCCTGGAGCGGCCGGAGGTCGTCACCGAGCAGGTCTCGCGCGACGGCACCCGCAAGTGGCTGCTGCGCATGGCGCCCACCGGCGCGCACGACCACAATCGCGGCGCCGAGATCGAGTGCGTCTACATCCCCGGCGACGACCGCGGCACGCTCTGCGTCTCGTCCCAGGTCGGCTGCACGCTGACCTGCTCGTTCTGCCACACCGGAACGCAGCGTCTCGTGCGCAACCTCTCCACCGCGGAGATCGTCGCGCAGCTCGTCGTCGCCCGCGACGCGCTCGGCGACTTCACGGGCCAGATGCCGGGCAAGGATGGCGGCGAGGCCGGCCGGCTCGTCACCAACATCGTGTTCATGGGCATGGGCGAGCCGCTCTACAATCTCGACGCGGTCATCGACGCCATCGCGGTGATGTCGGACCAGGAGGGCCTCGGCCTGTCGCGGCGGCGCATCACCGTCTCGACCTCCGGCGTGGTGCCGCAGATCGAGCGGCTGGGGCTCGAAGCCAACGCCATGCTGGCGATCTCGCTGCACGCGGTGCGCGACGAGCTGCGCGACGAGCTGGTGCCGCTGAACCGCAAATATCCGATCGCGCAGCTGCTCGACGCCTGCCGCAACTATCCGGGCCTCAGCAACGCCCGGCGCATCACCTTCGAGTACGTGATGCTGAAAGGCGTCAACGATTCGGACGCCGATGCCCGCGCCCTGGTGCGGCTCCTGAAGGGCATCCCGGCCAAGATCAACCTGATCCCGTTCAACCCCTGGCCCGGCTCGAAATACGAGTGCTCGGACTGGGAGCGGATCGAGCGGTTCTCCGAGATCGTGTTCAACGCCGGCTACGCCTCGCCGGTGCGCACCCCGCGCGGGCGCGACATCCTGGCGGCCTGCGGCCAGCTCAAGAGCGAGACGGAGAAGCTGCGCGCCCGCGCCCGGATGATGCTCGAAGAGGGCATGGGCGCCGAGGCCGTCTACGCCGATCAGGTCGATTGA
- a CDS encoding phosphoenolpyruvate carboxykinase has product MKTIGEFNAAHGPEAIGLTDLAAVHWNLEAPRLFEEALRRGEAQLARGGALVATTGSHTGRSPKDKYVVRDAGTENEIWWDNNGSITPEQFATLLEDFRAHAQGKELFAQDLYGGADPAHRVRARVYTELAWHSLFIRNLLIRPERDALSGYVPELTIIDLPSFQADPARHGCRSKTVIAIDFSQKIVLIGGSAYAGEMKKSVFTYLNYVLPGAGVMPMHCSANASLDETGDSALFFGLSGTGKTTLSNDSSRQLIGDDEHGWSRDGIFNFEGGCYAKTIRLSRNAEPEIYATTERFGTVMENVVIDPLTRVPDFDDASLTENTRCAYPLDFIANASATGRAGHPKNIVMLTCDAFGVMPPIAKLTGAEAMYHFLSGYTAKVAGTERGLTAPEATFSTCFGAPFMPRHPSVYGNLLRELMAEHGVDCWLVNTGWTGGGVGTGRRMPIRVTRRLLSAALDGSLAQTEFRRDPYFGFSVPVEVPGVETQVLAPVETWTNKAAFAETATRLVTMFRENFKRFENHVDADVRAAEPVTAPIAA; this is encoded by the coding sequence TCGAGGAGGCCCTGCGCCGCGGCGAGGCGCAGCTCGCCCGCGGCGGTGCGCTGGTCGCGACCACCGGCAGCCATACCGGCCGCTCGCCCAAGGACAAGTACGTGGTGCGCGACGCCGGCACCGAGAACGAGATCTGGTGGGACAACAACGGCTCGATCACGCCGGAGCAGTTCGCGACCCTGCTCGAGGATTTCCGCGCTCATGCGCAGGGCAAGGAGCTGTTCGCCCAGGATCTCTACGGCGGCGCCGATCCGGCCCACCGGGTGCGGGCGCGGGTCTATACCGAGCTCGCCTGGCACTCCCTGTTCATCCGCAACCTGCTGATCCGCCCGGAGCGCGACGCGCTGAGCGGTTACGTGCCGGAACTGACGATCATCGACCTGCCGAGCTTCCAGGCCGACCCGGCCCGGCACGGCTGCCGCTCCAAGACCGTGATCGCCATCGATTTCTCGCAGAAGATCGTGCTGATCGGCGGCTCGGCCTATGCCGGCGAGATGAAGAAGTCGGTCTTCACTTACCTCAATTATGTGCTCCCCGGCGCGGGCGTGATGCCGATGCACTGCTCGGCCAATGCCAGCCTCGATGAGACCGGCGATTCGGCCCTGTTCTTCGGCCTGTCGGGCACCGGCAAGACCACGCTCTCCAACGATTCCTCGCGCCAGCTGATCGGCGACGACGAGCACGGCTGGAGCCGGGACGGCATCTTCAACTTCGAGGGCGGCTGCTACGCCAAGACCATCCGGCTCTCGCGCAACGCCGAGCCGGAGATCTACGCCACCACCGAGCGCTTCGGCACGGTGATGGAGAACGTCGTCATCGATCCGCTCACCCGCGTACCGGATTTCGACGACGCCTCGCTCACGGAAAACACCCGCTGCGCCTACCCGCTCGACTTCATCGCCAATGCCAGCGCCACCGGCCGGGCCGGGCATCCGAAGAACATCGTGATGCTGACCTGCGACGCCTTCGGCGTGATGCCGCCGATCGCCAAGCTGACGGGCGCCGAGGCGATGTACCACTTCCTCTCGGGCTACACCGCCAAGGTGGCCGGCACCGAGCGCGGCCTGACCGCGCCGGAGGCGACCTTCTCGACCTGCTTCGGCGCGCCGTTCATGCCGCGTCACCCGAGCGTCTACGGCAACCTGCTGCGGGAGCTGATGGCCGAGCACGGCGTCGATTGCTGGCTCGTCAATACCGGCTGGACCGGCGGCGGGGTCGGCACCGGCCGGCGCATGCCGATCCGCGTCACCCGCCGGCTGCTCTCGGCGGCACTCGATGGCTCGCTGGCGCAGACCGAATTCCGTCGTGACCCGTATTTCGGCTTCTCGGTGCCGGTCGAGGTGCCCGGCGTCGAGACGCAGGTGCTCGCGCCGGTCGAGACCTGGACCAACAAGGCGGCGTTCGCCGAGACCGCCACGCGCCTCGTCACGATGTTCCGCGAGAACTTCAAGCGCTTCGAGAACCACGTCGATGCCGACGTGCGCGCCGCCGAGCCGGTCACCGCGCCGATCGCGGCCTGA